From a single Glycine soja cultivar W05 chromosome 19, ASM419377v2, whole genome shotgun sequence genomic region:
- the LOC114399980 gene encoding peptidyl-prolyl cis-trans isomerase CYP59-like — MSVLIVTSLGDLVVDLHTNKCPLTCKNFLKLCKIKYYNGCLFHTVQKDFTAQTGDPTGTGTGGDSVYKFLYGDQARFFSDEIHIDLKHSKTGTVAMASAGENLNASQFYITLRDDLDYLDGKHTVFGEVAEGFETLTRINEAYVDEKGRPYKNIRIKHTYILEDPYEDPSQLSVFIPDASPEGKPKDEVDDEVRLEDDWVPMDEQLNPAELEEVIRSKEAHSRAVVLESIGDIPDAEIKPPDNVLFVCKLNPVTEDEDLHTIFSRFGTVSMAEIIRDHKTGDSLCYAFIEFEDKRSCEQAYFKMDNALIDDRRIHVDFSQSVSKLWSQYRRKDQKGKGGGCFKCGSTDHIAKDCTGDSTMKQPQAKYILKDDNAQRGGDNARYEMVFDGDNSQSPRRDIKHQWHDGDLVERKDHRSRREQDMVDSNNRDRYGDRSRGHGGNGDNKARSERGARDLGSHADTKDRDRHMGRHGDDDYKRKDECDSRKRDEDDGYKRKDEQDSRKRDEDDGYRERRTSRDDRRNMDSSHLERRNDRDYRKRPEDSGKQEMKMDSGRRKGSPVDEDYKNGRDDEDYKHRREERGHKRQDTKADDDYKRRREDVDYKRRREDGDYRHRRQERGHKRQDIVSDDYPHRRHHGDRR; from the exons ATGTCGGTGCTGATTGTGACGAGCTTAGGGGACCTTGTCGTCGATTTGCACACCAACAAATGCCCCTtgacctgcaaaaatttcttgaAGCTTTGCAA GATTAAGTACTATAATGGGTGTCTATTTCACACTGTTCAAAAGGATTTTACTGCCCAAACTGGTGATCCAACTGGCACGGGAACTGGTGGTGATTCTGTTTACAA GTTTCTTTATGGTGATCAAGCTCGGTTTTTCAGTGATGAAATTCATATTGATTTGAAGCATTCCAAGACTGGAACAGTTGCCATGGCAAGTGCTGGAGAGAATCTGAATGCTTCACAG TTCTATATCACTCTGCGTGATGACCTTGATTACCTTGACGGAAAACACACG GTTTTTGGCGAGGTAGCTGAAGGATTTGAGACTTTAACGAGAATAAATGAGGCTTATGTGGATGAGAAGGGAAGACCCTATAAAAATATAAG AATCAAGCACACATACATCCTGGAGGATCCTTATGAAGATCCTTCTCAACTATCTGTGTTCATTCCTGATGCTTCTCCAGAAGGAAAACCTAAAGATGAG GTTGATGATGAAGTGCGACTTGAAGATGATTGGGTTCCCATGGATGAACAATTAAATCCGGCAGAACTTGAGGAGGTTATTAGATCAAAGGAAGCACATTCTAGGGCAGTTGTACTTGAGAGT ATTGGGGACATTCCTGATGCTGAGATTAAGCCTCCAGACAATGTATTGTTTGTCTGTAAATTGAACCCAGTTACTGAG gaTGAGGATTTGCATACAATATTTTCACGCTTTGGAACTGTATCAAT ggCTGAAATCATTCGTGATCACAAGACTGGTGACAGTTTATGCTATGCTTTCATAG AGTTTGAGGACAAACGGTCATGTGAGCAGGCATATTTTAAG ATGGATAATGCTTTGATTGATGATCGAAGGATACACGTGGATTTTAGTCAAAGTGTGTCAAAACTGTGGTCACAATACAGGCGGAAAGACCAAAAGGGTAAAG GTGGTGGTTGTTTCAAATGTGGTTCTACAGATCATATTGCTAAGGATTGCACTGGAGATTCTACAATGAAACAACCACAAGCAAAATACATCTTAAAGGATGATAATGCCCAACGTGGTGGAGATAATGCGAG ATATGAAATGGTTTTTGATGGAGATAACTCACAAAGTCCAAGGCGAGATATAAAACACCAATGGCATGATGGTGACCTGGTTGAAAGAAAAGATCATAGAAGTCGTAGAGAACAGGATATGGTAGACTCAAACAACAGAGATAGGTATGGTGATAGAAGCAGAGGACATGGGGGAAATGGAGACAACAAAGCACGGTCTGAAAGAGGTGCAAGAGATTTGGGTTCCCATGCTGACACGAAAGACAGAGATAGACACATGGGAAGACATGGAGATGATGATTACAAGCGGAAAGATGAGTGTGACTCCAGAAAAAGAGATGAAGACGATGGCTACAAGAGGAAAGATGAGCAAGACTCAAGAAAAAGAGATGAAGACGATGGCTATAGAGAAAGACGAACTAGTCGAGATGATAGGAGAAACATGGATTCTAGCCATTTGGAGAGAAGGAATGACAGAGATTATAGGAAGAGACCTGAAGACAGTGGAAAGCAAGAAATGAAGATGGATTCTGGACGAAGAAAAGGAAGTCCAGTTGATGAAGATTACAAGAATGGAAGGGATGATGAAGATTACAAACATAGAAGGGAAGAACGTGGGCATAAAAGACAAGATACTAAAGCTGATGATGATTACAAGCGTAGAAGGGAGGATGTGGATTACAAACGCAGAAGGGAGGACGGAGATTACAGACATAGAAGGCAAGAACGTGGACATAAAAGACAAGATATTGTATCTGATGATTATCCTCATAGGAGGCATCATGGTGATAGGAGATGA
- the LOC114399022 gene encoding galactinol--sucrose galactosyltransferase-like, which yields MLTMKKMSNRAFTKYTGVIGVFNCQGGGWFREIRSNKCAAEFSHRVSTKTLNGTVERTQFPLKWCNFSPYISQAKKLILSAPSDDSEEISLEPFNFELITVSSVTALRGKSVKFAPIGLVNMLNTGGAVQSLAFDEAQNLVEVGVRGTGEMRVYASEKPTTCRIDGKQVDFEYEGSMVKIQVPWPGSSKLSTVSMYYEPGRVIFFF from the exons ATGTTAACGATGAAGAAAATGAGCAATAGAGCTTTTACCAAG TACACTGGAGTTATTGGGGTGTTTAACTGCCAGGGAGGAGGTTGGTTCCGTGAGATTAGGTCCAACAAATGTGCTGCTGAGTTTTCTCACAGGGTATCAACCAAGACATTGAATGGGACAGTGGAAAGAACCCAATTTCCATTGAAGTGGTGCAACTTTTCGCCTTATATCAGCCAAGCTAAGAAACTCATCCTCTCAGCACCATCTGATGACAGTGAAGAGATTTCCTTGGAGCCGTTCAATTTTGAGCTTATAACGGTTTCCTCAGTGACTGCCTTGCGTGGCAAGTCAGTGAAGTTTGCTCCTATTGGTTTGGTGAATATGCTAAACACTGGTGGAGCAGTCCAGTCCTTGGCTTTTGATGAGGCTCAGAATTTGGTTGAAGTTGGTGTAAGAGGCACTGGGGAGATGAGGGTCTATGCCTCAGAGAAACCAACAACTTGTAGAATTGATGGCAAACAAGTTGATTTTGAATATGAAGGGTCCATGGTCAAAATTCAAGTACCATGGCCTGGTTCTTCAAAATTGTCCACTGTCAGTATGTATTATGAGCCAGGgagagtgattttttttttttaa
- the LOC114398186 gene encoding glycosyltransferase BC10-like isoform X1: MKRNKLVQHKWKKKLFALILVVFCLGSLLFMQTRYHHVAGLVSLQHRFVSEPEVQGPKIAFLFIARNRLPLEMVWDAFFRGGDSKFSIFVHCRPGFLLNKATTRSPYFLNRQVNDSVQVEWGEASMIEAERVLLRHALSDPLNDRFVFLSDSCIPLYNFSYTYDYIMSTSTSFVDSFADTKEGRYNPKMDPVIPVYNWRKGSQWGVLTRKHAKVVVEDETVFLMFQRYCKKKPLPEFWRAHYIPADTSKVHNCIPDEHYVQTLLAQKGLEEEITRRSLTHTSWDISNSREYDRRGWHPVTYKYSDATPMLLNFIKEIDNIYFETEYRREWCSSKGKPSTCFLFARKFTRTAALRLLNMSVLGVFN; the protein is encoded by the exons ATGAAGCGTAATAAGTTGGTTCAGCACaagtggaagaagaagcttTTTGCTTTGATATTGGTGGTGTTTTGTCTAGGAAGCTTGTTGTTTATGCAGACACGTTACCATCATGTTGCGGGGTTGGTTTCATTGCAACACCGTTTTGTTTCTGAGCCTGAGGTTCAAGGTCCCAAGATTGCGTTTCTCTTCATTGCACGGAACAGGCTCCCTTTGGAAATGGTTTGGGATGCATTCTTTAGG GGAGGTGATAGCAAATTCTCAATTTTTGTACACTGCAGGCCTGGGTTTCTTTTAAACAAGGCAACAACTAGATCACCATATTTTTTGAATCGTCAAGTTAATGATAGCGTACAG GTTGAATGGGGAGAAGCAAGCATGATAGAGGCTGAGCGCGTTTTACTTAGGCATGCGCTTAGTGATCCTTTAAATGACCGCTTTGTTTTCCTCTCAGATAG CTGTATACCTTTATACAACTTCAGCTATACATATGACTACATCATGTCAACATCAACTAGTTTTGTCGACAG CTTTGCTGACACGAAAGAAGGCCGTTACAATCCAAAAATGGATCCTGTTATTCCTGTCTATAACTGGAGGAAAGGATCTCAG TGGGGTGTTCTCACCAGAAAGCATGCCAAGGTTGTAGTGGAGGATGAAACTGTCTTTCTAATGTTTCAAAGATACTGCAAG AAAAAGCCACTACCAGAATTTTGGAGGGCTCATTACATT CCTGCTGACACATCTAAGGTGCATAACTGTATACCAGATGAACACTATGTCCAGACATTACTGGCT CAAAAGGGCCTTGAAGAAGAGATCACACGAAGATCATTGACACATACTTCCTGGGATATTTCCAACTCCAGGGAATATGACCGCCGGGGATGGCATCCAGTGACTTACAAGTACTCAGACGCTACACCTATGCTTCTAAACTTTATCAAG GAAatagataatatttattttgaaaccgAATACCGAAGAGAATGGTGCAGCAGCAAGGGTAAACCATCCACTTGCTTCCTTTTTGCAAGAAAATTCACTCGGACTGCTGCTTTAAGGCTTCTTAATATG TCTGTTCTGGGAGTGTTCAATTAA
- the LOC114398186 gene encoding glycosyltransferase BC10-like isoform X2, with product MLRGWFHCNTVLFLSLRFKVPRLRFSSLHGTGSLWKWFGMHSLGPGFLLNKATTRSPYFLNRQVNDSVQVEWGEASMIEAERVLLRHALSDPLNDRFVFLSDSCIPLYNFSYTYDYIMSTSTSFVDSFADTKEGRYNPKMDPVIPVYNWRKGSQWGVLTRKHAKVVVEDETVFLMFQRYCKKKPLPEFWRAHYIPADTSKVHNCIPDEHYVQTLLAQKGLEEEITRRSLTHTSWDISNSREYDRRGWHPVTYKYSDATPMLLNFIKEIDNIYFETEYRREWCSSKGKPSTCFLFARKFTRTAALRLLNMSVLGVFN from the exons ATGTTGCGGGGTTGGTTTCATTGCAACACCGTTTTGTTTCTGAGCCTGAGGTTCAAGGTCCCAAGATTGCGTTTCTCTTCATTGCACGGAACAGGCTCCCTTTGGAAATGGTTTGGGATGCATTCTTTAGG GCCTGGGTTTCTTTTAAACAAGGCAACAACTAGATCACCATATTTTTTGAATCGTCAAGTTAATGATAGCGTACAG GTTGAATGGGGAGAAGCAAGCATGATAGAGGCTGAGCGCGTTTTACTTAGGCATGCGCTTAGTGATCCTTTAAATGACCGCTTTGTTTTCCTCTCAGATAG CTGTATACCTTTATACAACTTCAGCTATACATATGACTACATCATGTCAACATCAACTAGTTTTGTCGACAG CTTTGCTGACACGAAAGAAGGCCGTTACAATCCAAAAATGGATCCTGTTATTCCTGTCTATAACTGGAGGAAAGGATCTCAG TGGGGTGTTCTCACCAGAAAGCATGCCAAGGTTGTAGTGGAGGATGAAACTGTCTTTCTAATGTTTCAAAGATACTGCAAG AAAAAGCCACTACCAGAATTTTGGAGGGCTCATTACATT CCTGCTGACACATCTAAGGTGCATAACTGTATACCAGATGAACACTATGTCCAGACATTACTGGCT CAAAAGGGCCTTGAAGAAGAGATCACACGAAGATCATTGACACATACTTCCTGGGATATTTCCAACTCCAGGGAATATGACCGCCGGGGATGGCATCCAGTGACTTACAAGTACTCAGACGCTACACCTATGCTTCTAAACTTTATCAAG GAAatagataatatttattttgaaaccgAATACCGAAGAGAATGGTGCAGCAGCAAGGGTAAACCATCCACTTGCTTCCTTTTTGCAAGAAAATTCACTCGGACTGCTGCTTTAAGGCTTCTTAATATG TCTGTTCTGGGAGTGTTCAATTAA